The genomic segment CTAATTACATGATGTACAGCGAAAAGATCGCCGAAAAACTAGACCCAATCCATGCTTTCGTTTCTTACAATTTGTACAAGGAACATTGTGTGTATAAGGAGGGTACTCATATTAAGGACTTATCTAAACTGAACAGAGACTTAGACAAAGTCTTAATAATCGATTGCGATCCAAACAACTATAAATTCCAACCTGAAAACGCTATCCCAGTTAAACCATGGAATGGTCAAGCTGACGATGAATTATTGAAGTTGATCCCatttttggaatatttAGCAACCCAACAAGTCAGTGATGTTAAGCCCATCTTGAATAGTTTCCATGACAAAAGTCATATCCCAGTCGAATTTAACGAGCGTGTAGATAAATTGAAGACTAAATTCTACAATGAccaaaaaaacaaacaaaataacTGGTTACTGAAAGCATTGAGTGTATCGATGGGAAACACAGTCAGTGGCAACTCCACAAAATTTCCACTAGATATGATCCGTGAAGAAGGTGAGAAGAATTATGTCAGATTCatgaaattgattgaagaagaaaaagagaaaatgaAGCTTCAACAAGAGCAGTTAAGTGGACAAACGTTTACGTTGAAGGATTACGTTGAAGGTAACATACCAACCCCAGAAGAGCAAATGCAATTACAAATGGAGAAACAGAAAGAAATTGAGGAAATGTTTGAAACACGTAAGAAAGAGAACAATCAAAAAGTTTGATTGAAGAGGCCGAGTGAGAGCCCCAACAATTCTTTATACTCACCTTGAGCAAATTCAGTGCTTACACCATTGTACATAGTTAAAAACTTTTTGAGAACCCCATGTAAATgaatatgtttatatatttatacttATAATCGTACTTCCCCTGCCTCACTTCCCAgacacacatatatatatatattaccCGCCCTTCCCTGTCAGTCCCTTGATATATTTCAGAATAGCAAGCCTCTCAAGGTCTTCGTCAACGGATCAACCGGCAGACGATAAACGACAACCGATGCCCACTGCCttaagaaagaaataaCTAGCACATGTCAGAGGCCACCTGTCAACTATAAAAAGAGGAAACAGTAAAGAGCTCGAAGTGTCGGATAGTCGAATGGCTACCGGTCAATGACAAACAGCTATACAAACATTTTGCTAACTTCCTGTTTAGGAGATTCGAGATTCGAGATCCGGCACGTTATATGAGCTTTTTGCCCTTACGCTTCCGTACTTTCCTGATTAGGCAGTGGGTAACACAATTCATTgtgaaaataaaacatttcGAAAGTTTTCTACGGCACATTCTCTCTTTCATCTTTcgaaattttaaaaattcagtTGCAACgcttttaattttaacatTCGTTAAAGCATCGGAAACATTGTTCTACCAATTACAAATTTAACATTAGGCAATTCGGAAGCAGCGAAAGCTCGGGTTTAATGTTTACTTTAGTTGGTAGAATCTCGCTGAATTGTCTTGGCTTTCACTTATTTGCAAGGCCCCTGCGTCTTGGCTTGTTGACAGATCTTTTGACATGGTAATTATACTATCAACAGTTGGAACAATATGGCTAGCGGAGACTGACGGTGCTAGGAATGTTCGCATTCGCTGATAGCAATTGTCTTTTATTGCGGTATAATATACTATTTCGACCATTTCCAAGAACGGGTTCTTATCCCTTTAGGTTTATATTCTTCCATTTTGCTTTTATATGCTTCTCTTTTTGCCCTTTCTTGGAAATGTAGtgttcaaaaaaaaaaagaaaaaacaaacagAAGCTGTCAATTTTGAACAAGTCGATATCGAAGTGTGTAATTTTCTCGAAACACTTATAAAGAGATCAATAACTTCAAACAGTTTGTCTTGTTcatacacacatatattttctttgcGAATTAACAGAATATCAATAGGGCTCACACCATATCTGTCGTTGATTTCTACAATCTTTACTCAAACAATGTCTGATAACGAATCTATCACTGCAAACAAAAAGGTAGCGGATTCTATTCCTTCTGTTGAAAAATCGAAGACCGATAATGGAGGTTGGAATTTTCTCAACATCTCTTTATTGGGGATAGTACTAGCTTTATTGGCCACTGTGAGTGTCTTATACCAGGCCAACAGCAACGTTGCTCCAGTTATCGAGAAGATTTATGTAACCGAAACCGTCACGGCAACTACCACCGAAACTAGCATATCTACTTCAGTTAGCATAAGTACTTCTGTCAGTGTCAGTTCCACTACTGCATATGAAACTAAAACTGTTGAAAAAAGAGCTGAATCCTCTGGTAATACATCTCCAAAAAGGGACAGTGATATCattgaaatgaaatttcacAAAGATCCAAGAATGATCAATGCTGGAAGAGATGAGGACTATCAGATGCCTTCCTCTGATAAATCTCAAAAAGTTGTCCACCCATTGGATGATGGTGTCAAAGTCAAAGCTGCAATGGTTACACTATGTAGAAACGGTGATTTATGGACTTTAGTTAAAACAATCAGAGACATTGAAGACCGTTTTAACGGAAGATACCATTACGACTGGGTTTTCTTGAACGAAGTAGAATTCACTGAAGAATTCATCGATGTTGTTTCATCTTTAGTATCTGGTAAGGTCAAGTTTGGtttaattgaagaaaaacagTGGTCGATTCCTGATTTTGTCGATGAAGATATACTAGACAACGTTCGAGATGAAATGTTTGATAACGAGGTTTTGTATGGTGAATCTGTTTCTTACAGACATATGTGTCGTTTCCAAGCTGGTTTCATTTTCCAACATCCATTATTGGCTGAATATGACTATTCATGGAGAGTCGATTCTGATATCAAcatattttgtaatattcCATACGATATATTCAAGTTTATGCAAGTAAACAAAAAGAAGTACGGTTTCATTTTATCTTTAGTCGAATATGAAAGTACCATTCCAACATTATGGACTCAtgtcaaaaaatttattggcATGCATCctgaatatttaaatgacAACAACTTAATGGAATTTATTTCCGATGACGACGGTGAGACGTTCAATGGATGCCATTTCTGGactaattttgaaatcatAGATCTAAACTTCTTTAGATCACAAGCCTACCAAGATTACTTCAACTATCTAGATAGAACAggtaattttttttatgaAAGATGGGGTGACGCTCCAATTCATTCTATTGCTGCCGCTTTATTCTTGGATAGAGAGGAAGTACATTTCTTCGATGGTTTAGGATTTTACCATCCTGATTTCTTATCCTGTCCAACAGAAGAAAGCATCAGATTCCAAAACGCTTGCACTTGTGAACCTGCTAAGGATGTCACTTGGTGGACTTTCTACTTCTGTACAAGGCAATTTTTCAGAGTCAATGGGTTAGACTTACCACCAGATGTTCTAGAAGTGTAATTGTAAATAGCTTTGTATATGAGTTTGAAACAACAATGATGACTATGTTAGTAGCTTTTACAGAAGGGCGTATATTCATCATATAACCATAcacataataaataaacataaaTAGTAACTCTAATAGAATATAcggaaaatattaaaactgtataatatatatatatatataaatccTATTATTCTCAAATAGTACAAACAGGCGGCATCATTTACCTTTAGATACTTTAAATTCTGCGATGCTAACAATTCAATGATCCAACGATAcacattaaaaatatcacttccatcttttaaatcattaaattctATTGGTGTTTTCTATAAAATGTAAAAAGTTGTGTAATAACTTATCAAAGTGACCTCAAACCATTCATGCTTTTTTCTTTgtgttttttaaaaatatattctgtCGTCTCACTGttttaaaagtttaaaataataaacttaTAATTTCTAAAATACCACCACCGACAATTAAAAAGGCAAGAATATAGATCCAAACCTTAGAGATCGGAGGTTGGTCTTTCTTTTTGGATAGTTCAATCTTCTTCTTACCTAGTTTTCTATGATGTTCATTCCTCTTCTTAAACTTTTCGTTACCAAGTTTTTGCTTTAAAGCGTTACTAGCCattgtattatatataatattagGAACTGGAATGCAACGTATTCTATACAATAATTTCTCTCAATAGATAATAAGAAACAGACCAATTATGTAAAATGATTACCTTATAATCAATTGATCCAAATAAACTTATATTGACAAAAATATGAACAGATCTTTctagatatatttaatcaataatattatcatcttGATCGAATATCGAATTTCGAAATGTTTCATCAATTCTTTGACCTTTTTCATTGCAACACGTATCTAGTTCTTTTTTAAGAACCGGGTAATAGTTGCCATCGGTCAGCGATGACAGTAATTTGGAAAAAAGCATTTGCTGTCATGAGAtgcaaatatattttataacaGACAGTAGATTGGCTATGTATTTCTTTCCAATGGCAAAAATTATAACCAACTATTAATCACCATTGTTTCTCCAAACTAGCTCTTAGGAATGTACATTATTTTGGAATTTGTTTCCCTGATTTATTGAATTGACCACGATTTGAGGTAGACAAAGCAAAAGAAAGATACACCTCAAAAACTGAAACTCtggatattattattaagaaTCGCTTTATCAATTCAAAAGTATGTCATGGAAAACTAccttaaaataaaaaaagcTCTTTATCActtgtaattttaatatcgTATATAAATCAACTATGCTTTGGAATTGTATCCTTCATCCAATGGGGTATGATTCATCGCTATTTACAAATTCTAAAGAAtctgttaaattatataaaccTTTATTGTAATTTAGAAACAAGAATTCTAGCCATGTTTCTTTATACTCTAATAGCAATTTACTGTTCTAtctcatttttttttgatatacACTGCCTGGCAACTGACGCAATTGTATATTCCAATGTAGGTTATTCCGGATCATACATGGATGTGGTGAGCATGGATGAAAGCAGCTGCCAGTGTTCACAAACGTCGACATCATTTAGTGGGACTTTTGCTCCCTTTAACGAAGAGCTCTCTGTTCATTTTCGTGGCCCTATTACCTTGCTTCAATTCGGAGTTTACACACCTGGTGGTGGCTCCAGCTATAAAAAAAGAGAGGAACAGGATAATGAACAAGGACATGAACATAGAAAGAGGGAAGCATCTGCAGTTTTAACCTCTACTGTAGAATCCCAATTACCGTCTTCATCATCGTCGTCGTCAACTGGGTCGTCGTCATCTGGAACATCTTCAAGCTGGAATCAGGTAGCTTATTTCTCTCCTGGGTCTTGCTCGAATGTCGTCTTCATGAACCATAAAGGTGATTGGAGCAATTGTTTTGGTAGTGCTCTTACATACTGTGCTTCAAATGGTGTCGATACTGCATCGTCTGCACAAGCTTTGGACGAGGTACAAGTCGGTTCCAACAATGagttcattattttttcaagCACTGAGTGTAGTGGGAATGACTGTGGCTGTTGTAGAAGCAGCTCAGTCCCATACTACCACGGATTTGGTGGCACATCTAAAATGTttgtatttgaattcaaaatgCCTAATGACTCAGGAAGTTCTACCACCGAGAACGTGGACATGCCTGCCATATGGCTGTTGAATGCGAAAATTCCTAGGACTGTGCAATATGGGTCCTCAAGTTGTTCCTGTTGGTCTACTGGCTGTGGAGAATTCGATATTTTTGAGGTTTTATCAAGCGGTTCTTCTGCTTTAAGCAACGATATACATGACGGACAAGGTTCTGATGGCACTTGCTCAGGGGGCGGTGGTTCCAGTGCTACTTTTGACAGACCTACGAGTAATTCAATGAAGGCAGTTGTAATATTCAATGAGGAGAGTGGCACTATCAACATTGTAAAAGTTTCCGATGATACTACATTTGGAGGAAGTATCGATGCATCAACGGTGAGTGGGTGGCTCTCAACTTCTGGTAATTCAGTATCTCTTTAATTGTTATCTATGACTGtgtatttgtttattaatCTATGATGAGTTATGtatcaaaatcaatatcGTACTATattatgcatatatatgtgtatatgtGTAAGCACTAAAAGTTACAGATAAGTTCAAGATATTATGCTATTGTATGCTGATTGTCATAAAAGGTTATATTGAACTTGTGTGggaatattaaaaatatgtgATCAAATTTTGTCAAATTTGTTTAAGATTTGTATACATAAGAATTTGTTcatgtgtgtgtgtgcgTGTGTGCGTGCATGCGTGAGTCTTGAGTGTGAGTTTTACAAGTCTAATTAGTTCGCTATTGGCAAATAGCTTAAATTTGAGTCTTTTCTtgcaatttttaaattgcttaatttttttaaacttCTTTTCAATgagaatttattttttgaagatattgaattttcaatttgtatttgttcaatatcattatatctTGATTGCAATCTCGAAaacttattatttttcCTATTAGTTGCACATAAccaacaataaaataaatattcggaatataaaattgaaaaagcCAAAATAAAACCTGCCACAACACATGCTAGAATATGAACTGctaatgatttaataaaattagcATCGCCTGCATGCCACGAAGAACCTTTTGCGATTGTGAAGAATGAATTTTTATGCATTTTATAATCAGCTGGttgtaaaattttcaccactgaattcaaattcttattatataaacttGACCTTTTATATTGTTTCCAAACCATACTTATGAATAATGGACCAGTGGAAGACattattgtaatatatGGAACAAACCAATTTctatcatatttttttaaactcTCAATAACTTTTAAGAAAAAAGGATGTCCTGGAATCGAACCCATCACATCATTTGAAACACCAGTTGGAGATGTTTTTCTTAAGAAAGCAGGAGCTGTTAGTAAAGGATCTAATTTTCTTTGACAACCATCATCTAAATCTATATAAACACCACCAAAATGagataaaatgaaatacCTGATTGCATCTGCTCTCTCTATTGGATActgataatttttaaaagtcTCTAAAAACCATGAATAGTTTTCTGCAATGAAGTCTTCTGCCATCGCATCAGTCCATAAGATATACTCATAATCTGGATGTAGATCTTTACATCTTTGTTgaccttctttccaatGTTCTGGGATATCGTTCGTTTTATAAGTTTgatgtattatttttggGATCAATTGCGGTTTATTCAACATGGAGGGCGTTAAAAATGACGGTAATTCATCATTAGATAAATTTCTATAATTATCGGGATTTAATTCATAGTCCCTAAATGAATCTTTAACTGTATCATCCACTGCTAAAGTTAATACATCGAATGTATAGTACAGCGTCACAACGACGAAAGCAAAATTAACTAAAAACAAATAGATTAATTCACGTTTCATAATGAAGTTTATATGATTtgcaatattataatatagtTTATTATGATCTGATCATAcaagaatatattatatatctatacAAATTTAAACACTGTCTCACTGCTACGAGCAAGCAGGAATTCTATCATGTTTATATACAAAATTTGGAACTATGCTCGGCGGCAGATTTACCGAAATTACCATCTGTTACTCGGGAAAACATTAtccaaaaaaagaaactatAAAAGAAGCAAAGCCTGCACGTTTCTTGTTGTTGTACACGTCCTCCCCACGACACCTTCTCTTGCCATTGCGACTAAGACAAACAAAACCCACCGcaagatattttttataatgcGGGTTGCACCTAAATATAGAAAAAGCTAATTTATCTTTTCGTCTCCGCCTCTGTGTCTCCCACTGTTGTCGTTCCGGTTTGCCGTTGCCCGCTGCCCCCAATTTTCTAGCTCAAACGCGCAcgaaatcatttttaacgCTGTGTTTTTTGGTCTTGTCAGTTGTGAGTGGGTTCAGCGTCTTAGTCACGTCACAGACATTGCTGCGCACACCATCCACTGTGCCACCATCGCGTTTCGGGCCGATGGACTTGTGGGCTGATCTGAGTGGTCTGTGATAAGGAAGGCGGGCGAGGGGCGCAGTTCATTGCGTGCGGGATCTTAATTAGGAAATCTAAGtgatttttgaattaagGTTGACGATAAGTTCCATGAAAAGAGATAGCCAGGAAAAAGGGACTCGCTAGATGGTGGCCAGAGATAGATTTCCCAGCTTACTGTGTGTGCGTGCATTTCCAATAGGAGGAGGGTTTAGATTTGGTGGAGTATGGGAGAGCAAAAAGaactaaaaaaaaaagCGACGATTCTTAGCGGTAATTCAGTCAGTTTGTTTTTAGgaattgtaatttttgATGTGTTTTTGGGCGTCACACTGTGGCCCCGCATGTCTTCGTTGGTTACCCGTAAATGACCACGTGACTATCTACACTAAGTTACCGTTGGGTCAGACTGACACCGTGTTTATTACAATCTTTGCTGTCATACGGTCCTAGCGTTTCAAATGGATACGCCTTTCTTGGACGTCACAATGTGATAGTAAGCTTCTATGGCCAAGTTGGTAAGGCGCCACACTAGTAATGTGGAGATCATCAGTTCGACTCTGGTTGGAAGCataactttttatttttttgcttatttatatacaattgGAATAGCAAATGATATAAAGAGCAATCATCTTCACTTTACAACGAAAggtataatatatattaatataaaatcgTATATAAATAGGTGCTCTTGCAAACAATCCCTTTTGCACTCAAACAAACTAAAAAATGCACAGCTAATTTTGCACACGCAAATAGATATACATACGTATATATGATGCTCGCTAGAGgtctttttttaatattgtcATTGACAATAGTCACCTTCACCAGTGCAGTCACTGTTTCTCGCTTCAATGAAGTTCattctttattaaatgcATGGATTGATAAACATAAAATAGATTCGAATTCCTATTTTTCTGCTTCGAACTCTATTACCTATAgtataattcaattgaatgatCTATTGCTTGATGAAGCTCTAAGCCACATACAAAAGAATAGAAGTgatattaaagatattaaatcaataatCCCATTGAGTGATAAATTAAGCGGATTCATAGTAGTGGAAGAAGAACAATAAACAGAATGTATAGTTTAGCTAgtctttatttattttcaatacacacacatatacCTATATCTATTTGTATGTTTTTTTATCCTAAGAGTTCCTTGACTCAGTTCGCGTCGGAGTCATTGCTTTGCTTTGTATATCTCGTATAATTTCAGTCTTTTTGGTTTCACATGAATCATCATTTGTAGTACtatcttcatcaaataatttcGTACAATTTTTCTCACATGACCACTCGTTTCCTTTAACCTTCTTTTGACAACATTCTTTAGATTTCGCATCTTGAATCTCGTTGAAATCAAGCTCATACGATCcgttattgaaataaagCGGAGGCTTCACTCTCTCACCATCAGCATTGAATTTCCTCTTCATCGTCGTTATACTAGTGATTGGCATCGTACTGGGGATGTGTTTGTAATCACCCTTTGGTACTTTTAAACTCTTGCATACGCAAATAAAATCTTTGTTATTTGGATCATCCGCAAACACACAACGTTCTTGTTGGATGTCACCCATCGACTCGTCGAGGAGCTTCTCATTGTTAATCATCTGTCTCTTCAAACTGACGGCTTTCATCGGTTTGAAATTGTCAATGATAGTTGTTAAGTTCGCATCTTTAAATGTATGGTTTCTCACAATATCAGGTGTTGCGGAAGGAGTTATCACTTCAGGGATCGTGATAGAAGGCAACGTAACAGCAGCAGCTTTCTCCCTTAATGAAGAGATACCAGACTTCCACAAATCAACTTCTTTCAAAGCAATTTCATACTTTAAGTTTAACTCAGCGTATTTCTTCTCCCACTCcttaattgttttcttcaaaCTACCAACCTCATCAGCCAATTCAGATATTCTACTTGTTTTCCTCTCTCTGAATGCACGCTGAGCTTTTCTATTTTGCAACAGCTTCCTTGCCTTCATCTCCTGTTCAGAAAGAACCACTGAAGAATTACCATCTTTCTTAGACTTTCTACCAGGTTTTAACCGTTCCTTTAATATTACGCTATCCATCTTATGAGATAGTCTATGCTtagttattttattcttattcCTTATTAGTTCTTGCTACGAAAAATACTTGAATAAACCGCTACAGTATTtagaaattcaaaatacaaatatagatattactattaataatgttaatTGGAAACGAACGAATCAGCTTGTAACCCATTGCATTATAAATTACAATTCAAGATAAATAATCCGCACttcttattaaattaaaattactaatgttatatatataaatatattattactactcgtgaaaagaaatttttttgcaatttaatatatgtaAAAATCTTAATTGCACGTCGTTTTTTTAGTAAAATTACGAAACTTCATACAAAAACTACAAAAAAAGCATTTCGAAAATTCTTTTCACCATTCCATGTACGAACCTGAATGAACTTACGATTAAACCATTTGTTGCAATAACAAGTACGAGTGGATTATAAAATCAATGCAGTAAGTATATGGTGTAAATTCATGTATAGTAAGCAGTAATTCCGATATGTTACCTTCAGTGGTCAAggttcttttattattatctgaaATGAGACTTTTCGTCGGctataaataaatacaatgaGTTTAGTTTGTTGAAGTTACTGTGCTTGTTTGAcgttatttttatttttagattGTGAAAAGTAGAACATTAAGAAAAACAGACAGAGCATTGAAAATGTCAGCTGAAAACGCAGAGATAATTGCTACAAAACCACCGAAGAATGCCAGTAATAAAGAACAGTTTCAAAGGATTAATTATCTTTATCAACTATCAATGCATTATAAGAATGCTAATTTAGATATTTCAAGAACGTATGTCAATTTGTTAGACACCATAAgtaaaaaaacaaatacGAAGATATCAccaaatataaaaagatCATACTGTAAGAAATGTAAACGATTGATAGATTATAAAGACCCGAAAATGTTTAAAGTAGTAAAatcaaagaataaaaagaatgataaattcattatcaattgtAAATGTGGTTCTAAGAAAACTTTCCCAATAGGACTCAACAGAGATTACAAAACATACACAGAGAAAGAAGGAAACCTACtggaaatataaaattaatcaaataCTAACTTCGAAACAAAGTATTGATGCATGTATACatctattattatatttgatcGATCTAATTATAATAGCAAGATAGTCGATGAGCTTGTGGAATTAATTATATGTTGCGCTCATTGTTTAACCCGGGCCCACCACATTGGTTAAAGTGGTTAATGGGTAATATGTGAAGGGAGACTCCATTTTCTTAGGAGCGGGTAACGTTTGTGCTACAATTCTGAGAAAGCGAAAAGCTAACAGTTCCGTAACAGATTTCAATTTAATAGGAATTCATTTTGCCACCCAATATAAAAGTAAAgaacttatatataaataaatatagaacaataattataattatatatctatttaGACTGTACATCGAAGTGTACtagaaagaaataatttctGCATAACTTAATTATCTGAAGGAGAGTTTACCGTCGATCTGAAATCCTCAAAGAAGAAGGAACTtaaaaagcaaaaaaatatacataaatTGAGTATACACATATAATTGgtttcaattaaataataagtCATCGcattacaaaaaatataaatatacagACATGAGTGGTTACGATAGAGCTTTGTCTATTTTTTCTCCAGATGGGCATATTTTCCAAGTTGAATATGCTCTAGAGGCAGTTAAAAGAGGTACCTGTTCCGTTGGTATTAAAGGTGAAGACTGTGTAGTATTAGGTTGTGAAAGAAGATCTACTTTGAAACTACAAGATACTAGAATCACCCCTTCTAAAATCTCTAAAATTGACAATCATATTATACTTTCGTTTTCTGGTTTAAACGCCGATTCCAGAATTTTGATTGAAAAAGCAAGAATTGAAGCCCAAAGTCACAAATTAACGCTTGAAGATCCTGTATCAATAGAATATCTAACTCGTTATATTGCTGGTGTCCAACAAAGATATACACAATCAGGTGGTGTTAGACCATTTGGTGTTTCTACATTGATTGCTGGTTTCGATCCAAATGATAACAAACCAAGATTATATCAAACAGAACCATCAGGAATTTATTCCTCCTGGACAGCTCAAACTATTGGtagaaattcaaaaactgTAAGGgaatttttagaaaataattacaataaaGATGAACCCccaaaaaataaagaagaatgTATTAAATTAACAGTAAAGTCTTTATTGGAGGTAGTACAAACCGGTgctaaaaatattgaaatcaCTGTTGTTAGAccaaataatgatattataaCTTTAGACAATGACGAAATCGATAAATATGTTCAAGAAATTGAACAGGAAaagaaacaacaacagGAGGAAgataagaagaagaaaaagcCATCCTCCACATAGTTTAACTTGtctatttgataaatatacatatatatacgtatatataaataaatagatGGACTAAATATCTAcacaaaaattatatttaacttCTCTAGTTACATAATTAATATACAGCGCATGTAATAATAAGAGAGCATCTTCAAGCTATTCTACCCTTCCGTTTactttataaaatttgattcTATGCTGCGTCGCTGAGTCTCAGAAAGAAATACCATAAAGTTTTGTGCGAAAATAAAACGACgtaaaatacatatatgtatatatatgtataaattaatatacCTATGCATTTCTTCATATGTTTACCAACATctataattgataattaaaagataaaaC from the Tetrapisispora phaffii CBS 4417 chromosome 9, complete genome genome contains:
- the RPR2 gene encoding ribonuclease P protein subunit RPR2 (similar to Saccharomyces cerevisiae RPR2 (YIR015W); ancestral locus Anc_7.118); its protein translation is MSAENAEIIATKPPKNASNKEQFQRINYLYQLSMHYKNANLDISRTYVNLLDTISKKTNTKISPNIKRSYCKKCKRLIDYKDPKMFKVVKSKNKKNDKFIINCKCGSKKTFPIGLNRDYKTYTEKEGNLLEI
- the PRE6 gene encoding proteasome core particle subunit alpha 4 (similar to Saccharomyces cerevisiae PRE6 (YOL038W); ancestral locus Anc_7.120); amino-acid sequence: MSGYDRALSIFSPDGHIFQVEYALEAVKRGTCSVGIKGEDCVVLGCERRSTLKLQDTRITPSKISKIDNHIILSFSGLNADSRILIEKARIEAQSHKLTLEDPVSIEYLTRYIAGVQQRYTQSGGVRPFGVSTLIAGFDPNDNKPRLYQTEPSGIYSSWTAQTIGRNSKTVREFLENNYNKDEPPKNKEECIKLTVKSLLEVVQTGAKNIEITVVRPNNDIITLDNDEIDKYVQEIEQEKKQQQEEDKKKKKPSST